The nucleotide sequence AAGAAGAGGTTCCAGCAACTCCCAGATCCTGTCCGAAATATCGTGCCTTCTGTGCCCTTGGTCCATAATGATTTCCCCCTCACTGAATTATTCTGCCGGAGGATATTCTAAACCTTTTCCCCTCTCCTGACGACACTTCCTAAGCTCGAAAACGCAAATCAGAGATTTGCTGTCTCACTTATGAAAGGGAAGGTGCCGCCAAGGGCGGCGGAGGGGTTTGCTTTAAACCTGCATAACAACCCCCCAGCCCCTGCGGGGCAGCCCCCCTTTCATAAGCAGACTGCCATAAGCAGACGGCCAACGAACGCAGTGATAAGTAGGCGACCATAAGCAGACCACCAACGAGTGTAACGAGTTGAGTGGGTCGCTTATAAGTGAAGCAGCAAATCTTTGATTTGCGTAGCTGAACTTAGGGGCCTTATCAGGGGCTTCATCAACGAGCAACGCGAGTTGTGTCGATCACTTAGCTTTTTCACCAGTTGTGCCGGTTCGCTTAGGGGCTTCATCAGCGAACGCAGTGAGTTGTGCAGGTCGCTTAGGTTCTTCACCAGGGGGGGCCAAGAGGCACAAAGCCCTCCTTTAAACGCGAATTGGTATGATCACCAGCAAAATGCAGCCGTCGGCGAAATCGTTCCTCGCATCTGCCGTTACGAGCCCTTCGCTCACGTTGTCCGATGCGTCCGCATCCAGTACGCTTCTCTGCCGGCAATAGGTGGAAAAAGGATTTATTCCAGGCCAAATTGGTCCTTTACGAAACGAAGCGCACAGTTTGCGGCAAACTCTCCCTGATTGCCATGCGTCGTGGTCGTTGTCCCGAACATATAGGCTTCGACGCCATACTTGGTGAGGGCTTCAAAGAGCTCGTAGCTCTGTTGTGGCGCCACTCGGTGATCTCGGCCGCCATAAATAATCATGAAAGGACAATCGTTCTTATCCACAAAATTTAGAGGACAGGAAAGATACGCCCTATAAAGCGCTTCTTGATAAGGAGAAGCTGGGTTTTCATATGGACTGCCTGGATTGCCGAGGTGGGCCCGTAGTACGTCCAGCCCCTCTCCTTTACCGTTAAAACCAAGGACCTGGGCCCTTGACGAGGAGGGGGCGTCCGCTTGCTCGTACATAGCTCGAGGATCGATTATATATGGACGTTCATACTGATCCGGCGCAAGATCGAGCAGGTCCGTCATGCCATAGTAGTCAACAACGGCAGTTGGCCTGGATGAATGCTCCAGATTCCCCCCTACGGTCCCTTCCAATTCATCGACACCATGTGTTGTTCCAAGAAGATTACACAAGTGTGCACCTGCGGATTGCCCCCATACGATGATCCTGTCCGGATCGATTTTGTATTTTGAAGCGTTGGCCCGCAGAAAGCGTATTTGCCCTTTCAGGTCCCAGAGCATGGCAGGAAAAAGCGCTTCAGTGCTGAGGCGGTAGTCCGCGGTAACCACTGCGCACCCCATATCGAGTGCCCGCATACAGGCGAAAAAAGGGTCGTTCGTGCCGGTATCCTTTTCCATCAGGGATGCACAGGTGTAGTCTCCCGAGTTCCATGCACCGCCATGCACATAGATAATTACCGGGATCGTGTCGTGCATTCCTTCCGGACGATAGATGTTCATCTTGAGATCTCTTACGGAGCCTATTTGGGTCAGGTCCGTCCTCACGGTATCCACTACGACATCCGCAAAGGTTGGCTTTTTTGCGAAATGGGTTTCCGGAAGGGCTTTATATTCCGCATAAGAAGATTCTCCAATCACGAATGAAAGTATGCAGATGAGAAACAAGGCAATGCTTTTCTTCATGGCGAATCCCTCCCCAAGAGTTTTTCAGTCAATACAAGCTGGGTGTTGCCAGCCCGAACTGATCGCGTACAAAACGTTTTGCAGCGTCGTTGGCGAAGTCTCCCTGATCGCCGTGAGACCGAAGCGAGCTCGTAAAAAGATAGGCCTCGATTCCTTTTCGAGTCAGAGCTTCAAAAAGCCTTTCGCTCTGCGCCATGGCAACTCGGTGGTCCATGCCTCCCTGACAGATAAAAAATGGGCAGTCATCCTTACTGATGAAGTTTAGGCAGGACGCGAGATAGGCCCTATGAAGCGCTTTCCGATCGAGTTCCGGAAGTTCGGGATTTTCATAAGGATTACCTGGATTGCCCAGCTCCCCCCTCAAGACGGCATTCCCTTTTCCTTGAACTTTGCCGCCGAATCCCAGAAGCTGCCCCCTTGTGGAACCATCTGCATCATTGGTGTCATAAACGGATGGAAAATCCATGACATACGGCCTTTTATACTGATCGGGCGCAAGTCGGAGAATATCTGTCATACCGAAATAATTGACGACGGCGAGCGGTCTCGAAGAGTAGTCCAAGTTTCCGCCCACATCTCCCTCCAGCTCCTCCACGCCACCCGTCGTGCCAAGTATATTGACAAGCTGGCCGCCAGCCGACTCGCCCCAGACGATGATTCGTTCGGGGTCAATGTTATATTTTTCCGCATTGGCCCGCAGAAACCGAATTTGACCCTTCAGATCCCAAACCATAGCCGGATAGAACGCTTCCTGGCTCAGACGATAATCGGCGGTAACAACGGTGCAACCGGAATTGAGCAAGTCCATACAGGCAAGGAAGGTACCGTTCTCTTTCCTGCCATCCATGAGGGCTGCGCAGGTATAATCTCCGGTGCTCCATTTACCACCGTGAACATATATCACTGCCGGGGTTGGATCCATTCTGCCCTCTGGTTTATAGATATTCATACAAAGATCTCTCGAGGTACCCTCACCCATGAGATCGGTTGCTACGGTGGCGACAACGACATCAGAGTAAGTCGGCTTCGCCGTAAAAGTCGGAAAATGCGGAGCGTTCGTGGCAGCCGAAGTTGAGGATGTGCTCTCCGTCCCTGCGAGCTGTTGCATTCCAATCGATTTGAAAGAATCTGGCGTTGCCGTATCCGAGCAATCTCCGCTGCATGCAAAGCAGGCAACGATCACGACGATGGAGATCGATAAGAAACTTGCTTGCCTTCTCATGGAGGTTCCTCCTACCATCAAGTTGTTTTCTTGGTTTCCAGGTCGAACAATAATACGCAATACGCTTAAAAGGCTGTCAGGGAGAAAGGGGAAAATCCTCTTGTTTAGGGGCTTTTTTACTATCGGACGATTGCTTGTTTCATTTTCTTGTCAGACTTGCATTGCAAAATCCGAGAAGACATCGGAGTCCTCAAGGGCGTAATACAAACTTTTTTTTCGCCTCAACAGCTCGGAATATCTCGATGCGGCTTCCGCTTCGGGCTCGAAAAGGTCATAGGACTTGGGGGACATCCGCTCGAATGCCTGATGGATGTCAGGGTGGAGTCCCAATGCCGGTGCGGAAACGATGCTGGCTCCCAGGGAGGATTGTTCGCTGTTGCCGCACCGGAAGACTTTTTTATTGAAGGTGTTGGCTTGTATCTCGCAGAAGAGGTCGCTGCGGGTCATACCGCCGGCCACCCGGACCTCCTCCAGAGGTCCTGCCAGGTCCTGAATGAGCGAAAGGTTGTCGGCTATCTCCATGGAGATCCCCTCCATAATGGCACGGATCATGTCCGCACGACGGGAGCCCAAAGACAAGTTGAAGAACATGCCCTTCGACAGGGGGTTCCAATAAGGAGCGGCACTGCCCTCGAAATGGGGGAGGAGCATCACCCCATTGGCTCCGACCGGCGATGTCGTTGCCTCGCCATTCATGAGGGCGTATGCGGACGCCGTACCCGCAAAGTCGGGACAGAAGCGTTCCTTGAACCATCGGTATATCGAGCCGGTGTTGAATATGGCAGCCTCGGCAACCCACTTTCCTGGAATTGCGGCTGCCTGGCAGACGATCCTGCAATTTGGGTCGAAGACAGGGGCGTTGGCATAGGAGAGGACGAAAGAACCGGTCCCGGTGTTCGCTTCCGCAATCCCCTCCTTGATAACGCCAAGCGCTGCGGCGGCATTCTGCTGATCGCCGCCCGATATCGCGACAGGCAGCCCGGAGGGGAGCCCGACGATATCGGCGACCCCGGGGAGCAATCCCCCTGCCAAAGAGCCGGGAGGACGAAGTTCGCAAAGGCGATCGGTACCGATCCCCGCCAGGCCGAGTAATTCCGGGTCCCAGTCGAAGGCGGACAGGTTCATCAACATGGTTCTGCTGGCCTGGGTCCAGTCGGTGATAAAACACCCCGTGAGGTGGTGTACCAGAAGATCCTGCACGCCTAAAAATTTATGGGCGGCCCTGTAGGTAGCGGCATGGTGCTTTTTAAGCCAGAGTATTTTGGGGAGGACAAAAAAAGGGTTGATGCGCAGCCCCGTTTTCCGATAGAACCAGGAAAGCCCCAATTCCTCCTCCAGGAAACGGCATTCCTGGATAGTACGCTTATCCTGCCACATGATGGCGTTGCATAGAGGACTGCCAGCCCTGTCGACCGGGATCAAGGAGGACCGTTGAGACGTCAATGCGATGCCCAGAGGCGCGGCCCCAATCGATTTGAAGAAGTCAGCCGTTTTTTTCAAAAGCGATAAGGCTGAATTCGTCCAGGTCGAGGGCTCCTGCTCCACGAGGAGGGGGGCAGGAAATATGTTGTGGTACTCCTCCGAGCTGGAGTGGCACAACTCGCCGGTCTCGGAATATACGGTTGCGATCATGCCCGAGGTACCGACATCCAGAGCTATGACGTATCGCATTTTTTCCTCCTTCACGCCTTTTCCTTTTAGGGAAACGCGGCTCGGGAATGGAAGCCCGGCCTCCCGGGCCGCTTGATCGATAGGGTTCTCTCTTACCTTCGAGAGATCGAAGGATAGAGCAAAAAACGCCTAAGCCTAGGGAAACACTGATTTAATCCATGAAGCCTCCCTGTGGTACCCCAGCTTGCCTGTTTCGAGGGAAAAGCTTGCCGGGGCCGCCGCTATCCCCAAAGGGAAGCCTTCCGGCAGCCGCTCGCTTCACTCGCGGGCCGATCAGTCTCAGGATAGCGGCGTGGGGGCATGGGGGCAAAGCCCCCATGTTAATTTTTAGGGAAGCGCTGGAGATTGTTGTTTATAGGTATTTCGCATAATTAATCTTGCTAAAACGTGCGTTTTTATTACACTCAGCGCTTCCCTAGAGTCCTGGAAGGACTCCGGAGAGGAAGTTCAGGACGACGAGACAGGCGAGTACCGTCAGCCCGGATAGGGTACCGCCCACGGTCCAGCATTGTATCGTCTGTTTTACGCTGAACCGGGAGAATCTGTTGACCACCCAGAAACCGGAGTCGTTGGGCAG is from uncultured Fretibacterium sp. and encodes:
- a CDS encoding alpha/beta hydrolase yields the protein MRRQASFLSISIVVIVACFACSGDCSDTATPDSFKSIGMQQLAGTESTSSTSAATNAPHFPTFTAKPTYSDVVVATVATDLMGEGTSRDLCMNIYKPEGRMDPTPAVIYVHGGKWSTGDYTCAALMDGRKENGTFLACMDLLNSGCTVVTADYRLSQEAFYPAMVWDLKGQIRFLRANAEKYNIDPERIIVWGESAGGQLVNILGTTGGVEELEGDVGGNLDYSSRPLAVVNYFGMTDILRLAPDQYKRPYVMDFPSVYDTNDADGSTRGQLLGFGGKVQGKGNAVLRGELGNPGNPYENPELPELDRKALHRAYLASCLNFISKDDCPFFICQGGMDHRVAMAQSERLFEALTRKGIEAYLFTSSLRSHGDQGDFANDAAKRFVRDQFGLATPSLY
- a CDS encoding alpha/beta hydrolase, giving the protein MKKSIALFLICILSFVIGESSYAEYKALPETHFAKKPTFADVVVDTVRTDLTQIGSVRDLKMNIYRPEGMHDTIPVIIYVHGGAWNSGDYTCASLMEKDTGTNDPFFACMRALDMGCAVVTADYRLSTEALFPAMLWDLKGQIRFLRANASKYKIDPDRIIVWGQSAGAHLCNLLGTTHGVDELEGTVGGNLEHSSRPTAVVDYYGMTDLLDLAPDQYERPYIIDPRAMYEQADAPSSSRAQVLGFNGKGEGLDVLRAHLGNPGSPYENPASPYQEALYRAYLSCPLNFVDKNDCPFMIIYGGRDHRVAPQQSYELFEALTKYGVEAYMFGTTTTTHGNQGEFAANCALRFVKDQFGLE
- a CDS encoding FGGY-family carbohydrate kinase → MRYVIALDVGTSGMIATVYSETGELCHSSSEEYHNIFPAPLLVEQEPSTWTNSALSLLKKTADFFKSIGAAPLGIALTSQRSSLIPVDRAGSPLCNAIMWQDKRTIQECRFLEEELGLSWFYRKTGLRINPFFVLPKILWLKKHHAATYRAAHKFLGVQDLLVHHLTGCFITDWTQASRTMLMNLSAFDWDPELLGLAGIGTDRLCELRPPGSLAGGLLPGVADIVGLPSGLPVAISGGDQQNAAAALGVIKEGIAEANTGTGSFVLSYANAPVFDPNCRIVCQAAAIPGKWVAEAAIFNTGSIYRWFKERFCPDFAGTASAYALMNGEATTSPVGANGVMLLPHFEGSAAPYWNPLSKGMFFNLSLGSRRADMIRAIMEGISMEIADNLSLIQDLAGPLEEVRVAGGMTRSDLFCEIQANTFNKKVFRCGNSEQSSLGASIVSAPALGLHPDIHQAFERMSPKSYDLFEPEAEAASRYSELLRRKKSLYYALEDSDVFSDFAMQV